The proteins below come from a single Paramormyrops kingsleyae isolate MSU_618 chromosome 25, PKINGS_0.4, whole genome shotgun sequence genomic window:
- the LOC111839119 gene encoding uncharacterized protein isoform X1, with protein MGRWTLLIPFLHLILHVSSNSAFTPRTVDVKGTVTLPCKGAVSKDTPPQEYDVKWVTEKNILVAHYQQGKLTAGDWFKGRVNISEDDIRFGNFSLRISPVEYSDGDLYECHWMGEPLGDVRLEVLVPREVRARLGEPATLPCYFLVDKMENINIDTAHWEKDGLICGHWKKDGQTVLGFQSGLFNKSCGCDNRCSMSVDRFRFGDLSLNISEVRHSDQGTYRCFSTEKTEKTIKPDEIILITEVHYSTTFLQSGQSLWLQLYSSEPVRVVFQPNENSSTVPVCTVKGESADCVPQYQHRVSIQNTALKLDSVTPLDNGVYRVIDHKTKKNISVKVLHTDPPATAGITWRGVLVVLLVVLLVVVLLVVVKPVSQRNIAEDSESLREMASLAPSQPVQENGEEEQLRAPVCESGDTEDKHGPLPWNDSSHCEKVWAPQPKTPPMSSDTPH; from the exons ATGGGGCGTTGGACACTGCTTATACCGTTCCTCCACCTTATCCTGCATG TGAGCAGCAACTCAGCATTTACTCCTCGGACTGTGGATGTGAAAGGCACTGTTACCCTACCATGTAAAGGGGCTGTAAGCAAGGACACTCCTCCCCAGGAGTATGACGTCAAATGGGTGACTGAGAAAAACATCCTGGTCGCACACTACCAGCAGGGGAAGCTCACAGCGGGAGATTGGTTCAAGGGCAGAGTCAACATCTCCGAGGATGACATCAGGTTTGGAAACTTCTCCCTCAGGATCAGCCCAGTGGAATACAGTGATGGAGATCTTTATGAGTGCCACTGGATGGGAGAACCTCTTGGTGATGTCAGACTAGAGGTTCTTG TGCCCAGAGAGGTACGTGCACGGCTTGGGGAACCTGCCACACTCCCTTGTTATTTCCTGGTGGACAAAATGGAAAATATCAACATTGATACCGCTCACTGGGAAAAAGATGGACTGATCTGTGGGCACTGGAAGAAAGATGGGCAGACTGTCCTGGGCTTTCAGTCTGGGTTGTTCAATAAAAGCTGTGGATGTGATAACAGATGTAGCATGTCAGTAGACAGGTTTAGATTTGGTGACCTGTCTCTGAACATCTCTGAAGTGCGTCATTCAGATCAAGGAACCTATCGATGCTTCAGCACAGAGAAAACTGAGAAAACAATAAAACCTGATGAAATCATCCTCATTACTGAAG TCCACTACAGCACCACCTTCCTCCAAAGTGGTCAGTCCCTCTGGCTGCAGCTCTACAGCTCAGAACCAGTGAGGGTTGTGTTCCAGCCCAATGAAAACTCGTCCACTGTACCTGTGTGCACAGTGAAGGGAGAGTCAGCAGACTGTGTGCCTCAATACCAGCACAGAGTGTCCATCCAGAACACAGCTCTCAAACTGGACTCAGTCACGCCCCTTGACAATGGTGTGTACAGAGTCATAGACCACAAGACCAAGAAGAACATCTCTGTCAAGGTCCTTCATACAGACCCTCCAGCTACTGCAg GAATCACATGGCGAGGGGTGCTGGTGGTGCTACTGGTGGTGCTACTGGTGGTGGTGCTACTGGTGGTGGTGAAGCCAGTCTCACAGCGCAACATAGCGGAGGACTCTGAGTCTCTGAGAGAGATGGCGTCCCTGGCACCTAGTCAGCCTGTGCAGGAGAATGGAGAAGAGGAGCAGCTGAGAGCCCCCGTCTGCGAGAGCGGAGACACTGAAGACAAGCACGGCCCTCTGCCCTGGAATGATAGCTCTCATTGTGAGAAAGTTTGGGCACCTCAACCTAAAACCCCACCCATGAGCAGTGACACCCCACACTGA
- the LOC111839119 gene encoding uncharacterized protein isoform X2 has translation MGRWTLLIPFLHLILHVSSNSAFTPRTVDVKGTVTLPCKGAVSKDTPPQEYDVKWVTEKNILVAHYQQGKLTAGDWFKGRVNISEDDIRFGNFSLRISPVEYSDGDLYECHWMGEPLGDVRLEVLVPREVRARLGEPATLPCYFLVDKMENINIDTAHWEKDGLICGHWKKDGQTVLGFQSGLFNKSCGCDNRCSMSVDRFRFGDLSLNISEVRHSDQGTYRCFSTEKTEKTIKPDEIILITEVHYSTTFLQSGQSLWLQLYSSEPVRVVFQPNENSSTVPVCTVKGESADCVPQYQHRVSIQNTALKLDSVTPLDNGVYRVIDHKTKKNISVKVLHTDPPATAGITWRGVLVVLLVVLLVVVLLVVVKPVSQRNIAEDSESLREMASLAPSQPVQENGEEEQLRAPVCESGDTEDKHGPLPWNDSSHC, from the exons ATGGGGCGTTGGACACTGCTTATACCGTTCCTCCACCTTATCCTGCATG TGAGCAGCAACTCAGCATTTACTCCTCGGACTGTGGATGTGAAAGGCACTGTTACCCTACCATGTAAAGGGGCTGTAAGCAAGGACACTCCTCCCCAGGAGTATGACGTCAAATGGGTGACTGAGAAAAACATCCTGGTCGCACACTACCAGCAGGGGAAGCTCACAGCGGGAGATTGGTTCAAGGGCAGAGTCAACATCTCCGAGGATGACATCAGGTTTGGAAACTTCTCCCTCAGGATCAGCCCAGTGGAATACAGTGATGGAGATCTTTATGAGTGCCACTGGATGGGAGAACCTCTTGGTGATGTCAGACTAGAGGTTCTTG TGCCCAGAGAGGTACGTGCACGGCTTGGGGAACCTGCCACACTCCCTTGTTATTTCCTGGTGGACAAAATGGAAAATATCAACATTGATACCGCTCACTGGGAAAAAGATGGACTGATCTGTGGGCACTGGAAGAAAGATGGGCAGACTGTCCTGGGCTTTCAGTCTGGGTTGTTCAATAAAAGCTGTGGATGTGATAACAGATGTAGCATGTCAGTAGACAGGTTTAGATTTGGTGACCTGTCTCTGAACATCTCTGAAGTGCGTCATTCAGATCAAGGAACCTATCGATGCTTCAGCACAGAGAAAACTGAGAAAACAATAAAACCTGATGAAATCATCCTCATTACTGAAG TCCACTACAGCACCACCTTCCTCCAAAGTGGTCAGTCCCTCTGGCTGCAGCTCTACAGCTCAGAACCAGTGAGGGTTGTGTTCCAGCCCAATGAAAACTCGTCCACTGTACCTGTGTGCACAGTGAAGGGAGAGTCAGCAGACTGTGTGCCTCAATACCAGCACAGAGTGTCCATCCAGAACACAGCTCTCAAACTGGACTCAGTCACGCCCCTTGACAATGGTGTGTACAGAGTCATAGACCACAAGACCAAGAAGAACATCTCTGTCAAGGTCCTTCATACAGACCCTCCAGCTACTGCAg GAATCACATGGCGAGGGGTGCTGGTGGTGCTACTGGTGGTGCTACTGGTGGTGGTGCTACTGGTGGTGGTGAAGCCAGTCTCACAGCGCAACATAGCGGAGGACTCTGAGTCTCTGAGAGAGATGGCGTCCCTGGCACCTAGTCAGCCTGTGCAGGAGAATGGAGAAGAGGAGCAGCTGAGAGCCCCCGTCTGCGAGAGCGGAGACACTGAAGACAAGCACGGCCCTCTGCCCTGGAATGATAGCTCTCATT GCTAG